The Engystomops pustulosus chromosome 1, aEngPut4.maternal, whole genome shotgun sequence genome has a window encoding:
- the LOC140122207 gene encoding UDP-glucuronosyltransferase 2A1-like — translation MHTPIHLLIAHFFFAGTVFCGNILIWPTEGSHWLNTKVIIEELIKRNHNVTVLISTGAAYINTKDKSHTENYETYKVPYGKDKMLSIINDFVTLWMYEKPSMTFLQFYERFSKLVNEVNLMIKENCNSVLRDPVLMAKLKSKQYNIMITDPVTMCGDLIAVTLEIPFIYSLRFTPASAAERHCGKLPSVPSYNPAFLSELTDKMSFSERISNIISYLVQDYIFYSLWGYWDSYYSDILGKAS, via the coding sequence ATGCATACACCAATACACTTGTTGATCGCccactttttttttgctggaaCTGTATTCTGTGGGAACATTTTGATCTGGCCAACAGAAGGCAGTCACTGGTTAAACACCAAAGTTATCATTGAAGAACTGATAAAGAGAAACCATAATGTGACAGTATTGATATCTACAGGCGCAGCTTACATTAATACAAAAGATAAGTCTCACACTGAGAATTATGAGACTTATAAAGTCCCCTATGGAAAGGATAAGATGCTCTCAATAATTAATGACTTTGTTACTCTCTGGATGTATGAAAAGCCGAGCATGACCTTTCTTCAGTTCTATGAGCGGTTTAGCAAGCTAGTCAATGAAGTCAATCTGATGATCAAGGAAAATTGTAATTCTGTCCTTAGAGATCCAGTCTTAATGGCAAAGCTGAAGTCAAAGCAATACAATATCATGATAACTGATCCAGTCACCATGTGTGGAGACCTCATAGCTGTGACCCTGGAGATACCATTCATATATTCTCTGAGATTCACACCTGCCTCAGCAGCTGAAAGACATTGTGGAAAATTACCCTCAGTCCCATCATACAACCCAGCGTTCTTGTCAGAACTGACTGACAAAATGAGCTTTTCAGAACGGATATCCAATATCATCTCCTACCTGGTGCAAGACTACATCTTTTACTCCTTGTGGGGTTATTGGGATTCATACTACAGCGATATATTAGGTAAGGCTTCCTAA